Part of the Deltaproteobacteria bacterium genome, TCACCTTTGCAGTGGTGGAGAACGACTACTGGAGGAGCGCCGGACGCACTGGACCCGGGGCAGTCATGGGTTCGAAAAAACTCAAAGCTATCGCCTTCTGGGGGAAACAGAGGCGAAGTTTTGCGGACAGCTCCTTGTTGAAAAATCTGGCAAAATCAACAGCGCAGACCAGCAGAGAAAATCCCGGGGTAAAAGCCTACAAGAGCATGGGCACGCCTATGCTGGTGGACATCATGAACGAGACAGGAGGCTTTCCGACCCGCTACTGGCACAAAGGTCGGGCAGAGCATCGAGAACAAATCAATGCTACCGCCCTCCACAGCCGCTGCAAAGTGGAACCACATGCCTGTCGCAAGTGCTTTATGGCATGCGGCCGGCTCACCACTATCAAGGAGGGGCGCCACGCCGGCCTGAAGATAGAAGGTCCTGAATACGAAACGATTTACTCCTTCGGAGGCCTGTGCGAGGTAGACAGTATAGAGGAAATCGCCTACCTGAATGACATCTGTGACCGTCTCGGTCTGGACACTATAACCGCCGGCAACCTCGTTGCCTTCACCATCGAGGCCAAGCGTCAAGGAAGGCTCGACTACTCCATCGACTATGGTGATGTTGACGGCATGGCGCAACTCATTCGAAAAATAGCCGCCCGGGAAGGAATCGGAGATTTACTGGCGCGCGGCATCAGAGCAGCAGCCGAAGAATGGCATATGGACGAGCAGGCTATTCACGTCAAGGGATTGGAGCCAGCCGGCTATGATCCGCGGGTTCTGAAGGGTATGGGGCTGGCATACGGCACTGCCGATCGGGGAGCCTGCCATCTGCGCGCTACTTTTTATAAACCGGAACTGAGCGGCATGGTAGATCCGGAACAGATCGAGGGCAAAGCAGAAATCTTTGCGGAATGGGAAGACCGTCTGACGATTTTCGACACGCTCATATTGTGCCGCTTCTACAGGGATCTCTACCAGTGGGAGGAGCTGGCTGCCATGATCAGAGGGGCAACCGGGATAGATTGGCACAAAGAAAGTATGCGCCATGTAGCCTCTGAGATCAAAGACAACATACGCCGCTTCAATGTGCGGGAAGGACTCGTACCGGAAGACGACCACCTCCCTCCCCGCTTTCACGAAGAACCACTCCCGGAAACAGAGCAGCTCATCACCAGAGAGCAAATGAGGCAAATGCTCAGAGAATACTATCGAACCCGCGGCTGGGACGAACAGGGAAGGCCCCCGGAGAACTGAGCCGGGCAGAAGTAGACAATTTTGCCCTGTGCAAAATTCTGTAAACAACACCTTCGATCCTTGAGGAGATTTGCTTTTCCTGCTTGCAACCGACGTAAATTCTACTGCAGTTGACTGCAGTCTCATGTGCCGTCAGGCTGTCAATAAAGGCGGTTTGCGGGAGCGCCGACCTATCAAGAAAATGTGGCTACTTGCTGCATCTGCCTGCAACATCTATAATAAGCCTTGACATTGAGTGTAATTCTGAAAATTTGCCGGCAAGCAGTTTATGCTGCATGCTCTCTATTTTGTGGAGAAAATTTGCCATGAATCCCAAGACCTCACTGGTTGTGTTTCTTGCAGTATTTTTCCTTGCCTTCGGGACAACTTTGCACCTCTCCGTTGCAGATGACGATGATCACGGAGAAACAAGCTGGCTCCACAGGATACTGGACTTGGATGATGACGATGATGACCACCAGGACGAACACCGAAAAAGGAAACGGCAGAGGCATCGCGATGACGAGCATCACCACAGTTTTATCAAGCCAGTGAGTAATTCAGTTTACAAGGAACAGTGCGGCGCTTGCCACTTTGCCTATCAACCCGAGCTGCTGCCGGCAGCTTCCTGGAACAAAATTCTGGCTAATCTCGAGGACCACTTCGGAGAATCCATTGAACTGGAGAACGATTCGCAAAAAATTATCATAGACTATCTCGTAGCAAACAGTGCGGAACACAGCTCTGCAAAGCGGGCCGTCAAGATTATGAGAAGTCTGGGGAGCCAGGTTCCCAGGAGAATTACAGACATTCCCTACATCAGAGAATAACACGACGAAATTCCGCCAAACGTTTTTAAACGCAAAACCATCGGCTCATTATCGAACTGCATCGCCTGTCACCAGACAGCCGAAAATGGGATTTATGAAGATGACAATGTGAAAATTCCC contains:
- a CDS encoding aldehyde ferredoxin oxidoreductase family protein, which translates into the protein MKGFHGKLLVVDMTEQTFEVLQLDNDLLSRGLGGKGLAVQLLLQHNPPAVDPFAPENRLILATGPLTGSPIWGSCRHGIYSKSPQTGFFSESYAGGTVAEYMNGSGFDAIMIHGAAPEPRWLEINEEGVLFHSAHMLWGQDTMSTEDSVKAWILRNRPEAGKCGVICIGPAGEKLVTFAVVENDYWRSAGRTGPGAVMGSKKLKAIAFWGKQRRSFADSSLLKNLAKSTAQTSRENPGVKAYKSMGTPMLVDIMNETGGFPTRYWHKGRAEHREQINATALHSRCKVEPHACRKCFMACGRLTTIKEGRHAGLKIEGPEYETIYSFGGLCEVDSIEEIAYLNDICDRLGLDTITAGNLVAFTIEAKRQGRLDYSIDYGDVDGMAQLIRKIAAREGIGDLLARGIRAAAEEWHMDEQAIHVKGLEPAGYDPRVLKGMGLAYGTADRGACHLRATFYKPELSGMVDPEQIEGKAEIFAEWEDRLTIFDTLILCRFYRDLYQWEELAAMIRGATGIDWHKESMRHVASEIKDNIRRFNVREGLVPEDDHLPPRFHEEPLPETEQLITREQMRQMLREYYRTRGWDEQGRPPEN